In the Spirochaetia bacterium 38H-sp genome, CTATAAAGAGCATAAAAATTTGCACACGCTGTCTCAAAGCAGGAAAAGTAGTCAAGGTTGTATAAAACACAAGTGCGCATAACAGAGCCTCCCTATTGGGGAGGCTTTTTTTATATAATCGAACGGCCGGACTAAGCTCTATTCTTAAAACAAGGTCAGAAAAGGGCTACATTCCGGCCTGCCTGCAGCACATAAAAAGAAAAGCAGGCAGAACCCTTGCTCTGCCTGCCCTATCTACTGCCGGAGGCAGCGCAGGACGCACTTTACTGCGTCCTGCGCGTTCGGTATAAAAAACACTAACCAATCATAGTCTTGATATCTTCTTCAACCGTGCTTATCCCACCAATGCCAAAGTTTTCCACAAGCACCTTTGCAACACCGGGAGAAAGAAAAGCAGGAAGCGTAGGACCTAGGTGGATGTTCTTGACACCAAGGGAAAGCAAAGCAAGCAGAACTATTACTGCCTTCTGCTCATACCAAGCTATGTTGTACACTATGGGCAGCTCGTTTACACTCTCAACACCAAAAGCATTCTTAAGTGCAAGTGCAGTAACTGCAAGAGAATAACTGTCATTACACTGCCCTGCATCCAACACACGGGGAATACCGTCTATATCACCCAGATTGAGCTTATTATACCTGTACTTTGCACAGCCTGCAGTAAGAATAACATTATCCGCAGGAAGAGCAGAGGCAAATTCTGTATAATAGTTTCTTGTCTTAAAACGACCGTCACAACCTGCCATAACAACAAACTTCTTTATCTTGCCCTGCTTTACCGCATCTACAACCTTTCCTGCAAGAGCCTTGACCTGTGCATGTGCAAAACCACCTACTATGCTGCCCTGCTCAAGCTTCTTGGGTGGCTGACAAGTCTTTGCCTGCTCTATTATCAAAGAAAAATCCTTCTGCCCGCCGGGCTTTCTGTCCTCTATGTGCTTTGCACCAGGATATCTTACGGTACCTGTAGTATAAAGCTTATCCATATAAGATGCAGATGACGGAGGAGGCACAAGACAATTAGTAGTCATAAGAATAGGACCAGCAAAGGCCTCAAACTCCTCAACCTGCTTCCACCATGCATTTCCGTAATTACCTTTAAAGTGAGAATACTTCTTAAAAGCAGGATAATAATGTGCAGGCAACATCTCGCCGTGAGTATAGATATCTATACCCGCATCCACACTCTGCTCCAGAAGCTCTTCAAGATCCTTGAGATCATGTCCACTTATGAGAATACCAGGCCTATCTCCTGCTTCTATGGAAACCTCTGTTATCTCCGGATTTCCATAAGTTTCTGTATTGGCTTTATCAAGCAAAGCCATAGTCGTAACACCTACGGAGCCGCATTCCATAACAAGACCAACAAGCTCATCCGCACCAAGACTGTCATCATCAAGAGCAAGAAGAGCCTTATCCATAAAGCGGATAACAGCATCATCCCTATAACCAAGAACAGCCGCATGGTGGGCATAAGCTGCCATACCCTTGAGCCCTATGAGAAGAAGCTCTCTCAAAGAACGCACATCCTCATTCTCAGTTCTCATAACACCGTACTGACTGCCAAGAGACTTCCAAGTCTCCACAGTCCCCTCGTTCCAGCGAACAAAAGCAGGCTCATCCGGCAGCTTACCAGCCTTTGCAAGCTCATCCCTAACATCTTCTCTAAGCTTTATTGCTGCAACAACCTTTCTTCCAAGGTCATCAGCATCAAAGTTGACATTGGTGATAGTTGTAAAAAGAGCAGAAATAATCTCATCCTCAAGAAGAGCAGCCTTATCAAGCCCTGCATCCATAGCAGCAGCATGATAAAAAGCAAGCGTCTTTACAACATGGATATAAACATCCTGCAGATTAGCAACCTCATCTGTCTTACCGCAGACACCCCTTACGGTACAACCCGTACCTTTTGCAGCTTCCTGACACTGAAAACAAAACATACTCATAAAACACCCCTAATATACAAAATTTTTATAGTTCTTATATTTCTACATCGGAGATGACATCTCCGTTAATGCCTATTACAACCTGCCTTATGGCAATATCAGAAGCAGAACGCCTAAGCGCCTCCTGCACAAGAAAAACAAGCCCTCTACAGCAAGGAACCTCCATAATAGCAACAGTAATACTTGCAATATTTGCCAGAGAAAAGATCTGAGCAAGCTTCTCAACATACTCATCCTGATTAGAATCCAACTTTGGACAAGCAATAACAAGCTTTCTACCCGTAAGCAACTTAGAATGGAAAGCACCAAGAGCAAAAGCAGTACAGTCTGCAGCAATAAGCAAATCTGCACCCACAAAATACGGCGCCTGCGGATGCACTAGACTAAGCTGCACAGGCCACTGCTCAAGCATGCTAGGCACATCGCCCACAGCAGCAGGAACCTGCGCTTTCTCAATACTCCTTGCCTGAGCAGAAGGACAACCTGCATGAGCATGAGACGGCCTCTCAAAATCAGGCACCTCAATATCGTTCTCTATAAGATAAGCAATAGCCTCCTTGAGAAGCTCCTTTTCTCCGTGCTCGGCAAGATGCTCAAGATGCGCCTTGATAACAGACATACCCTGCCTTACCATGTTGGCCATAACAGCCCTCTCATCATACGGCTCAGCCTCACGCTCCTCAAAAGTAAGAGCACCAAGAGGACAGTGCCCTATACATGCACCTAGCCCATCACAAAACAAATCACTGACCAGCCTGGCCTTACCATCAATAATCTGCAGAGCACCCTCAGGACAATTGGGGATACACTCTCCGCAGCCATTACACAAATCCTCA is a window encoding:
- the hcp gene encoding hydroxylamine reductase is translated as MSMFCFQCQEAAKGTGCTVRGVCGKTDEVANLQDVYIHVVKTLAFYHAAAMDAGLDKAALLEDEIISALFTTITNVNFDADDLGRKVVAAIKLREDVRDELAKAGKLPDEPAFVRWNEGTVETWKSLGSQYGVMRTENEDVRSLRELLLIGLKGMAAYAHHAAVLGYRDDAVIRFMDKALLALDDDSLGADELVGLVMECGSVGVTTMALLDKANTETYGNPEITEVSIEAGDRPGILISGHDLKDLEELLEQSVDAGIDIYTHGEMLPAHYYPAFKKYSHFKGNYGNAWWKQVEEFEAFAGPILMTTNCLVPPPSSASYMDKLYTTGTVRYPGAKHIEDRKPGGQKDFSLIIEQAKTCQPPKKLEQGSIVGGFAHAQVKALAGKVVDAVKQGKIKKFVVMAGCDGRFKTRNYYTEFASALPADNVILTAGCAKYRYNKLNLGDIDGIPRVLDAGQCNDSYSLAVTALALKNAFGVESVNELPIVYNIAWYEQKAVIVLLALLSLGVKNIHLGPTLPAFLSPGVAKVLVENFGIGGISTVEEDIKTMIG
- a CDS encoding 4Fe-4S binding protein is translated as MKRTIIKIDEDLCNGCGECIPNCPEGALQIIDGKARLVSDLFCDGLGACIGHCPLGALTFEEREAEPYDERAVMANMVRQGMSVIKAHLEHLAEHGEKELLKEAIAYLIENDIEVPDFERPSHAHAGCPSAQARSIEKAQVPAAVGDVPSMLEQWPVQLSLVHPQAPYFVGADLLIAADCTAFALGAFHSKLLTGRKLVIACPKLDSNQDEYVEKLAQIFSLANIASITVAIMEVPCCRGLVFLVQEALRRSASDIAIRQVVIGINGDVISDVEI